A part of Primulina eburnea isolate SZY01 chromosome 10, ASM2296580v1, whole genome shotgun sequence genomic DNA contains:
- the LOC140842866 gene encoding uncharacterized protein has product MSNINVDEVEEQMEEDEFEEELHETIRFLLVEFRGSLYTFTKHIANMNCERVHRPLNRRPITSRGYNYIHKILKEDPTNFREIYRMYPDVFLKLNNILREKTHLQDTRYICIEEMLAVFLLVVGHNTRYCLIRKTFERSRYNTSQNFNKVLKALNSIAADMMVKPGSAVPEKIRESTRFYPYFKDCIGAIDGTHIPATVFGRDTNSYRNRHGKISQNVLAACNFDLEFIYVLSGWEGSAHDSNVLTDALSRNNGLKVTQGYFFNATSLFNFFLFFRIIYSIHYCGVRYHLQDFTGQGRHPEDAKELFNLRHTSLRNVTERLFGIFKSRFKLFKTAPPFKYTTQTEIVLACAGLHNFLRKECRSDEFPVETEIEVPPSSSEQVYKDDNFGELFDTQEQQRTNTNAWRDAIANQMWSDYDHIVNKS; this is encoded by the exons ATGTCAAATATCAACGTCGATGAAGTAGAAGAACAAATGGAAGAAGATGAATTTGAAGAAGAATTACACGAAACTATTAGGTTTTTGTTAGTTGAATTTCGTGGGAGCCTCTATACTTTTACTAAGCATATAGCTAACATGAATTGTGAACGTGTCCATCGTCCTTTAAATAGACGACCAATAACTTCAAGGGGATACAATTATattcataaaatattaaaagaagaTCCAACAAACTTTCGAGAGATTTATAGAATGTACCCcgatgtatttttaaaattgaacaACATCCTTAGAGAGAAAACACATTTACAAGATACAAGATACATTTGTATTGAAGAAATGCTTGCCGTATTTTTACTCGTTGTTGGTCATAATACCCGATATTGCTTAATTCGTAAAACCTTTGAACGATCACGCTACAATACAAGccaaaacttcaacaaggtGTTGAAAGCATTAAATAGCATTGCAGCAGATATGATGGTCAAACCTGGATCTGCAGTGCCCGAAAAAATAAGAGAGAGTACTAGATTTTATCCTTATTTCAAA GATTGCATTGGAGCTATTGATGGCACTCATATTCCTGCCACGGTGTTTGGGCGTGATACTAATAGTTATCGTAATCGTCATGGGAAGATTTCTCAAAATGTTTTAGCAGCATGTAACTTTGAtttagaattcatatatgtgctcagtggatgggagGGATCTGCACATGATTCAAACGTATTGACAGatgctttatcaagaaataacGGGCTTAAAGTGACACAAGGTTATTTTTTTAATGCTACTagcttatttaatttttttttattttttaggaTTATATATTCTATACATTA TTGTGGTGTGCGTTATCATCTCCAAGATTTCACTGGCCAAGGTCGCCACCCTGAAGATGCAAAAGAGTTGTTCAATCTTCGTCATACTTCTTTGAGGAACGTAACTGAAAGGTTATTTGGCATATTTAAATCGCGGTTCAAATTATTCAAAACTGCTCCTCCGTTTAAATATACAACACAGACAGAGATTGTATTGGCTTGTGCTGGATTACACAATTTTCTTCGCAAGGAGTGTCGTTCTGATGAATTTCCAGTTGAAACCGAGATTGAAGTTCCACCATCTTCATCAGAACAAGTTTACAAAGATGAC